gctttgaggccacatatggccttctttACGCAAAAAGTCAAGCAGACCTGTAttttagaaagaacaaaaaactttTTACTTTTAAACCTTAATATGAAGAGAATATGGTAATTAATGAAGAGATATTTAACAGATTTATCTGTTTACTCAACAGTTCCTTCAGGTGAAAGTTGCTGGTAGATTATATTCTACTTACCTGGACAAGATCTACAGCTGTGGTAGAAAAGTCACAGCAATATACAAAGAGTCCTGGGTCActaaaataagcaaaagaaatataaatgacattttttaaatcatcaattgcaagaTACTATATTTCTATCCAATATACAATTATTAGTTAGAGAAGGGAAAGTGACATAAAAGCAGATAAACTGGTCAACATTTCTATttgctctttctccctttcttgggTTTTTAGAACTGATACATGTGATAGCAGCAGATACAAACTAGTTGCTGTCAGTGATATTATGTTCTATTCTGATTAAAACTTTTCTTTGCAATCTCTAAAGTCTTTTGTCTTGTAGCATCAAGTTACCTTGTATAGCAGAAATACAAGCAGAGCAATTCTCTTTAGGGTGTTTGTTGTATTAAATATCTATAATTTACTGTTCATTCTAAAACAGTATTTACCTTTTTATCACTTCACAACAGTTGCCATTCAAATTAACAAAAATCCATTTTactcaaatttataaaacactAACTGTTCAAGCTAAAGTCAATTTACTCTTCATGCTTAAAAGGCAGAGCAAATTAAACGTTGTAGGATCTGCACGTATTTAAATGTTACAAATCATAACTAAATTACGATTCCTTGCTCTTTTATTTGGTCATTCCCTAGTAAATTCATAGTGTGGCAATCTGTTCCTCACTTATCCCTAGATCCTCTTTTTTTCCTGCAAAAACTTCAATGAGTGTGATAGACAACTTCTATCCTAGAAATGTGACAATAACTCAGTTTATCAATCTGATGATCTCATAATGTCTTGGAGGGCAGTgaatataattttgtttgttcAGCTAGTCAccttatattatgtatatatagtgaatatgattaaaaaacaaccaaaaaacatcAGGAAGATCTAGCTAGTAAAATGTAGGCATGTTTGGTATTATAGCAAAGAGAGAATTACTTCTAGGGGCTGGAGCATAGGTGATATATGAGACCCAGAATGGATGGAGAGCAAAAGACTAGAGGAAAGGAGGGTGAATCCTCACTCTTTGTGGCAAATAGGGAAGGGGGAAATTAAGGAACAATCTTTATCACCTCCACTTAAGGTAGAGGACCCTTAGGCTAGTTGTCTAGGGTAAGAAATGGCCTTAATTTGGGAAGCTACAGAAAAGAggtgtttttaaaaaactgacaagtatatttcaatataactaatttcttttgtaatcttacataccttattttacacatttaaaagtgTGATTCTGAAAAGGAGTCCATTGGTCCCACCAGGGTGCCAAAAAAGCTCATTACACAATAAAGGttaaggttaagaacctctgccttAAGAGGTATCACATgttaaaataatacataaaataatcatttctggATTTGCTAAAATTACATTAGGGTGCTGAAAATAAACTCATTTTCTATCTCTCTGCTGTTATGTTTAAGTTTTGCAATACTTACTTGTTAGTATGTAAAATTGGAAAGACTGTGTTTCCCACACCACAGCCAACCTGCGGAGGGAAGAATTGTATTCATAAGTTTCCAATTATTCCACTATTTACCCACTACAGTTATAATGTGCTTGCAATAAGCAGATTTTGTTCCCCTCACTCCTCTCCCACCACCACTATCCTCTGACTTCAGACTGATATAATCACCATTTCTGAAAGCTAAACAATAGTTGACCTTAGGCATTGAGAAGAAGTAGGGCTAAAAGACAACAATACACACTCTCTAGATAAAAAGAGCTGGTACAGAATAGAGTGAAATTATCTTTCACTTTACAGAACAGATAAGAATTTCACAAAATTGGCTctaaaataaatactatttttctaATAACTTTCATTATACAATCAGAAATACAATCTCACAGAAAAATCCCTAATACAATggattaacattttttttgctaAGTATTTCTGGCCATCCCTATGAAGTGTTTGGTACTGGGAATTATACTACATAGACACTTTCTCAATTCTAGCTCTCCCTTCACTCATTGTTCAATTTTAGActgaaaagattttatttatgCCTGGGAAACCCTAATAATAGCTTTTGAGTTCTTAGAATGATAAACAGTAGAGAGCAGAAATTACTTCAAGGCTTGTAAAACCTCCTTAGGATTTAACATTACAGGACAGCACTTGTCTTAGGACCATTTACATGACAGAGATAACACAACATACAACCTTTTTGTAGTATCACTTTAGTTAATGACATTTGGTGGTTATAGGGTATCCCAAAAATcttattataattaaaaaaaaaattattttacttttaatttctgGATAACTGCATATGAAATGGCCTATTATGtaaaacttgctatttcttttaaacatataCTAAAGCTACCacggaaatttcttttttttctccccccgaccctagagatggctacgaGTTTTAATCTTAAATTTGTTAAGTTGAATAGTTTTAAAGTTATGCTattaaagctttaatagcttaaaactgtattaagacttttgggaaaccCTATATATTTTAAGGTAGTCCACTCCAAAGTGGAATTACCTCTAAAATTTTGGTCTGGTCCTGTCTGGAccacttttcttttaaaagatccCAAACACAAGAGAGTAATATGAGTGTCAACCCAGAGGCAAAAGCCTGGTTAATTTTTGTCACTGCCATCATCAAATAGCAGCAGTCTTCAGCCTGCTGTTATTTGTAGTGTACCAAGTACAATAAattcattatttaaattttaaaatttaactttaaagTTTGATGCATGAGAGTTACCTCTAGTATGCGATAGGTGGCTGAGGAACCAGGAAAACCATCAGTATTTATATCCAGATGACCGAGTTTCTGAGTTGCTTCATCTACAGGGTGCTTCTGCTCCTTATGGTCAAGGTTGTGTGAAGAAGCCTTGAGCTGCTCTTGAGTATTAGATACTATTAATCCAAGCCCATCTCCACAGCCTCTGTGTTCAGTTATTTCATGGCCATTGTCTTTTAATAGCAAGCTCTTTAGGTTACTTTGGTTGTAGCGAGGAGTTAGTTCAGGAAATTCGGTAAAAAGCCAGTGTCTATCTTTGAAAAAACCATTTTCATGGATTTTGTAGAAGTTATTCCAGTATTCATGTGCATTGACTTCATATTCAActgtaaagagaaaaagataattaTTACTCAcatatattgtgctttaaggtttacaaagcccttttaCAAATCAAAACCTGTCATAAAAATCCATCTTCCAAATATTTGATATCTAATTGAACTAATTTGTTTATGGATATAAAAAGCTTTTCCCAACACTATTTCAAATTAATAGGTCCTCAAATtacttcagattttttaaaaagcagagacagTGAAACTTTAGCTAAAGGGAAATATGTTCttgtgagaaataaaaaaagttacTGAATGAAAGGACAGAAGAGAATCAAAACAGCACAGACTGCAGAAAAGATGCTTTTTCTTTAGGGTAGTCCAGGCATTTGATTTTCTGCCCTATTACCCAATATATTATACAAAGGGTATTACACTGAcattctatttttactttatcagactctcctcttcctttctttacttAAGTTTCACCTCCATATTAGaactggaattctttttttacCTGTCTGGAAGAACTTTTCTGGGTAAAAGCAATTAGACCCAACTTCCTTCCAGTATTTGATGGTAAATGCCAGTTCTAACACAACATTCTATTTtccaacaactctgaaagactgtAGAACTCTGATCTATGCACTGACGAACCATGACTAAAAACTAAGCACAGTACCCCCTTGCTACCAGAGAAGTGATAGTCTCAaaatacagaatgagaaaaatatttttggacaggGACATTTGATTACGCATATTTGTTAAGAGGGgttttctcccttcctgctctaTGGAGGAAGGggattgggaaggagagaaaataaatgttcttaACCTATTTTTTAAGGATATTTCACACTTGAACACTGCTACATCTTCTGACTAGTACTTAGTAAAAACATAAAATGTACCCTGTTCCCCTTAATTAGCTGGGATCTGAaggcttaaaaaataaataaatacctgaTGAGTAACCTCCCACTTTGTAATCCAGGCAGGCACACAGAGAAAATGTATTTTCAAAAGTATATTGTTCAAGTGACCAAGTCGGTCAAATCACATTAAGTTTCAACTACAAACAAGGTTAAGGAGAGGGCCATAGATGGCagctgtctttgtatccctagggttcagcacagtgcttaataaatgcttgttgacagagGTATCTCAATTGGGATAAATGCTCAAAATGTGATGCTCAGAATATCAAGGATTTTTTTTAGTACAAACACAATAAATAACATATACATGGCAAGCTGACTGAAGTTCCTTTTGTATAGCAAATGATTTGCCTGTAGTAGAGGTCTGAAGAGCGAACGTGGCTTAGTGCTGAAACATCAAATTTAGTGAAAAAGCATCCAACGCTGCAATGCAATACTCCCAAGTgttcctgaaccagattaaaatgtaatttgaaaatacttaacaaaataaagaaaaatacagtaaaatagtgggtatctctcaaagtctaagtttccttatctgtaaaatgggtgtgtgTGTTTTTCAATGTCCGCTAcgtccctttcacctctaaatctaagattctacaaaaataagtaaagacAAAATCCTTAACCTTTAATTCAAGGGGATGGGGTGGAATAAGACAACAATgcaaataaaggtaaaaaaatagCTAACAGGAACAAATGTGGATAATTAACCAAGGAAGGAAGTTACGCCCGCGTTTCCAGACGTGGGGCACGGACCCACCTACAGACCAACGTGACCCACGTACGCTACGGGCCGGCCCTCGCCCCACCCTTTCAGGTTACAGCGCCCTCGGGGGTCCGGGCAGCACCTTGCTTTTCCGGCGGCACCCGCTGGGCGCTGTTCTCCCGGACTCTCCTTTCCGCCGCCGCCTCCTGCTCCTCGGACCACTCCACGTTGTCCCTGTCGGAGAAAAGCATACGGTGTGTCAGGGCTCCGCGGGCCAGACCCTCCCCACGCCATCCTGCAGGGTGGCGGCACCGCCTAGGAAAGAAAGAGATCTCCCCGACGGCAGCACGTGACCTCCGGCCAGGAGGGGACCTGCCGCTGCCCGTAGGACGTCTCCATGGCGATGCTAGGGGAGGGACGGGGgttgaggaaagggaggagaaggcaaGGGGGCGGGCTGGATGCGGGAGAGGCTGTTACCAGGCATTATGGTGGAAAACACGGGCCGGATCGTTCAAGAACCGAGTGCCAAACTGCACTCTCTTTCCGCCTTTAGCAGCGGAAACATCCCCCGGACAGCAGTCGGCCATGACGCAGGAAGCGGAAATGCTTCCTCCTCCCTGGAGCGAAGGCCCCTAAGAGCCATCCCGGTGGGGACCGAAGGCTGGAAGGCTGCGCGCAGGCGCAGAGGCTAAATGCCTGGGCGGGAAAAAGAAGACGGAGAATCTAGGGTCTgattggaggagaaggaggaagttCGGCTTCGACTGGGGAGACAGGGGCGGGGTCGACTCGAGCCTTCTCTTGGCTGGCTTTCCGGTTTATTGGAGCCCCGCCTATCGGGGAAAGCCCTGGGCGGAGTCAGGCTTCTCCCTCGGGAGGTTTGACGTGGCCGCTGAACTCAAAAACCGGGAAGCGAATCCTGATCTGGTCACGTATTTGGATTCTAGGGCCTAAGTGTCCAGGCCTTTTCCAAGCCTCGACGTTTCAGAGAAGGTCTGTACCTGTTCCTCACGCGGGAGCTCCCCGGGTCAGTGGAATCGTCGATCCGGTCCGATCTCCGTCTAGCGCAGCGGCGCGtccttctcactttacagatgaagaactagatTTAGGGCTTTGTCTCAGGATCGCCCggtaataacaatagtaataacgtctagcatttatatggtactgtAAGGCTTGCCACGCACTTTACCAGTCTCTCATTTTACCCctaaaacaaccctgggaataAGGTGCTATGAGCACCCCCATTTTACCGAGGGGAAAAATTTACGTGATTTGCCCCACTAGTTCccgtctttctgactccagatccagcaatctatccagtgtgccacctagcggCCATGGATAAGAAGCACAGGCTATGGACCCAGAGCTAGAGTTCTCTGGAGATGAAAAGCTTTCTGAGGGGCTTTGGCAGCCTGGAAGGCTCCgaagctggaaaggtagatcCCAGTACGTCTGAACTGGAAGGATCATGGGGGATTTTGAGCTTCAGTAAACAATAAACATCCATTGGGcatttatttgtgtttttcttcaattttttttattatgcacCGCGTGTGTATTAGCAAtgcagtgattttaaaaatacaaatgatgTCCACTTGAAGTCTTGTGcgcttatttttttcaatgaatactTCTCATGCATTCTCAATAACTGATTTCAATAGCAGTCTTACTCTGTTAAGGCAGTGCTTTGAAATACTTTTTAGTAGGAAAATTATATAGTGTGTTTTAACAATAATTACTAAATTGATAATAATCTAATAGTTAATAGCATTTATTAACAAGTTAATAAAATTTAACATTAAAACTTTAAATTAATAATACTTAATAATTGTAtttttgatggggtgcttgggtgtctgtgctt
The DNA window shown above is from Notamacropus eugenii isolate mMacEug1 chromosome 2, mMacEug1.pri_v2, whole genome shotgun sequence and carries:
- the METTL2A gene encoding tRNA N(3)-cytidine methyltransferase METTL2A, which encodes MADCCPGDVSAAKGGKRVQFGTRFLNDPARVFHHNAWDNVEWSEEQEAAAERRVRENSAQRVPPEKQVEYEVNAHEYWNNFYKIHENGFFKDRHWLFTEFPELTPRYNQSNLKSLLLKDNGHEITEHRGCGDGLGLIVSNTQEQLKASSHNLDHKEQKHPVDEATQKLGHLDINTDGFPGSSATYRILEVGCGVGNTVFPILHTNNDPGLFVYCCDFSTTAVDLVQTNSEYDPSRCFAFVHDLCDEDKSYPMPRESLDIIILIFVLSSIIPDKMQNAINRLSCLLKPGGMILLRDYGRYDMAQLRFKTGRCLSENFYVRGDGTRVYFFTQDELDTLFTAAGLEKVQNMVDHRLQVNRGKQLTMYRVWIQCKYRKPFSPNTS